In Aedes albopictus strain Foshan chromosome 3, AalbF5, whole genome shotgun sequence, the following are encoded in one genomic region:
- the LOC109422727 gene encoding terminal uridylyltransferase Tailor, whose protein sequence is MQAPKQEIFILNWEISFLTEKLQRFTNVYDKIDLATLDGLSRLIDTVDALLSKTSFSHQWSPDEEAEDAQILKGYDLHHSINCKNCGRSVRIKRFTLLNHMKKHALDKNNTSLDTTLSDDDQELADALRDVQLDEKDDTNEELYQSEYDIDAILAHIHGTSETTAVENSKEESPDGLAKSSSDEADDEPRPTTVVSAKNPTSKPGKPKTTKAMKKSVDLKSKSKKMPKQKEPKRGNHVPVRAKIGEYFTVGSLPDVRIELGKKTRQFIVDVLPKTRFEVHASRRREVTDSLAHRHIVQSLESTFRKHYPGATVYLFGSRVTGLGNECSDLDIYLDLENNYDGTQRYSKETLKWFVQFSEQALQHTGQWSRLEAVTSARTPILRAWNTKYKIDCDISFTHGLSHCNTRLIQYLFGLQPVCCYVALYAKEWSHSFNIPFLNTYTLILLTVFYFQKHNLLPSIYDLQKDSEEPYIVSHWQADFKKKSLDELGIPRIPEDEIQNHLVDFFSFYGSQFCFETRVVCPFLGWAPQKEDFDPLDCEIPMEMETLQRYYDRLDFTTAHPIYDLLSYVKPMVVQDPLELNHNVAKGLSPADVDRFRKYCAHTAALLDEVLHEKS, encoded by the exons ATGCAAGCACCAAAGCAAGAG ATATTCATACTCAACTGGGAGATATCCTTTCTAACCGAGAAACTGCAAAGGTTTACAAACGTCTACGATAAAATCGACCTCGCCACGTTGGATGGCTTGAGCCGTTTGATCGATACCGTCGACGCCTTGCTGTCCAAGACTTCATTTTCCCACCAGTGGAGCCCGGACGAAGAAGCCGAAGATGCACAGATCCTGAAAGGGTATGATCTTCATCATAGCATCAACTGTAAGAACTGTGGCCGGTCCGTGAGAATCAAGAGATTCACTCTGCTGAATCATATGAAAAAACATGCACTCGACAAGAACAACACTTCGCTGGATACAACACTCAGCGATGATGATCAAGAACTGGCTGATGCGCTTAGGGATGTTCAACTGGATGAAAAAGATGATACCAATGAGGAACTTTACCAGTCGGAATACGATATAGATGCCATCCTTGCGCATATTCACGGCACGAGCGAAACGACTGCAgttgaaaattctaaagaagaATCGCCCGATGGATTGGCCAAGTCAAGCAGTGATGAAGCTGATGACGAGCCTCGACCCACAACCGTGGTATCTGCAAAGAATCCAACATCTAAGCCcggcaaaccaaaaacaacaaAAGCCATGAAAAAGTCTGTAGATTTGAAGAGTAAATCAAAGAAAATGCCGAAGCAAAAGGAACCGAAACGCGGAAATCATGTACCGGTTCGGGCCAAAATCGGCGAATACTTCACGGTTGGCAGCCTCCCCGACGTTAGGATTGAGTTAGGCAAGAAAACTCGACAGTTCATAGTGGATGTATTGCCAAAGACTCGTTTCGAGGTGCACGCCTCACGCCGAAGGGAGGTTACGGATTCGCTTGCGCATCGTCACATTGTCCAGTCCTTGGAAAGTACCTTCCGGAAGCACTACCCGGGGGCGACGGTGTACCTCTTCGGATCCCGCGTAACCGGTCTTGGAAACGAGTGCAGCGATCTGGACATTTATCTCGACCTGGAGAACAACTACGACGGAACGCAACGGTACTCCAAGGAAACCTTGAAGTGGTTCGTGCAGTTTAGCGAGCAGGCTCTGCAACATACGGGTCAGTGGAGCCGACTGGAGGCGGTGACCTCCGCGAGGACGCCCATTCTGCGCGCTTGGAACACCAAGTACAAGATCGACTGCGATATTTCGTTCACCCATGGGCTGTCTCATTGCAATACGAGGCTGATACAGTACCTGTTTGGGCTGCAACCGGTTT GTTGCTACGTAGCTCTCTACGCCAAAGAGTGGTCCCACAGCTTCAATATACCCTTTCTGAACACCTACACGCTGATACTGCTTACTGTATTCTACTTCCAAAAGCACAATCTGCTTCCTTCCATTTATGATTTGCAAAAAGATAGCGAGGAGCCGTATATCGTATCTC ACTGGCAGGCggatttcaagaagaaatccctcGACGAACTGGGAATTCCCCGCATACCGGAGGACGAAATCCAGAACCACCTGGTCGATTTCTTCTCCTTCTACGGGTCGCAGTTCTGCTTCGAAACGCGCGTAGTGTGCCCCTTCCTGGGTTGGGCTCCCCAGAAGGAGGACTTCGACCCGCTGGATTGCGAAATTCCGATGGAGATGGAGACCTTGCAGCGGTACTACGACCGGCTGGATTTCACGACGGCCCACCCGATCTACGACCTGCTGTCGTACGTGAAACCGATGGTCGTTCAGGATCCGCTGGAGCTGAATCACAACGTGGCCAAGGGGCTGAGCCCGGCCGATGTCGATCGGTTCCGGAAGTATTGCGCACATACGGCGGCTCTGTTGGACGAAGTTTTGCACGAAAAGTCTTGA